In Carya illinoinensis cultivar Pawnee chromosome 6, C.illinoinensisPawnee_v1, whole genome shotgun sequence, a single genomic region encodes these proteins:
- the LOC122314290 gene encoding auxin-induced protein 15A-like — protein MGIRLMVIAHEKQKLRRSLLARMGMFSATISDVPKGHFAVYVGEFTHKKRFVIPLSFLNHPLFQDLLDLAEEEFGYDHPTGGLTIPCSEEFFTCLTSALNCS, from the coding sequence ATGGGTATCCGATTAATGGTGATTGCGCATGAGAAGCAAAAGCTCAGGCGATCTCTTTTGGCAAGAATGGGAATGTTTTCAGCCACTATTAGTGATGTTCCAAAAGGCCATTTTGCAGTTTATGTTGGAGAGTTTACTCACAAGAAGAGGTTTGTAATCCCATTATCTTTCTTGAACCATCCTCTATTCCAAGACTTGCTCGACCTGGCTGAGGAAGAATTTGGTTACGATCATCCTACGGGCGGTCTCACTATTCCTTGCAGTGAAGAATTCTTCACTTGTTTAACTTCAGCTCTAAATTGctcataa